A window of Zingiber officinale cultivar Zhangliang chromosome 5A, Zo_v1.1, whole genome shotgun sequence contains these coding sequences:
- the LOC121983213 gene encoding photosystem I chlorophyll a/b-binding protein 5, chloroplastic-like — MAFAVSTTVAAGVRAGAAPRTFTTAATTLNVLSGSSQRVRFSPTLFPVPPPAASRLVLARAQPPRPTWLPGLDPPPHLDGTLAGDFGFDPLGLGVEPDSLRWYVQAELVHCRFAMAGVAGILFTDLLRVTGISNIPVWFEAGAVKFDFASTPALFIVQLLLMGFVETKRYMDFIAPGSQTKEGTFLGIEAALQGLQPGYPGGPLFDPLGLAKDIENKSELKLKEIKNGRLAMVAMLGFFVQANVTHAGPIDNLIVHLSDPFKNTIIQTLSLSSS, encoded by the exons ATGGCCTTCGCGGTCTCCACCACCGTGGCCGCCGGAGTCCGTGCCGGAGCTGCTCCTCGGACCTTCACCACTGCCGCCACTACCCTCAACGTTCTCTCCGGAAGCAGCCAAAGGGTCCGATTTTCTCCCACACTCTTCCCCGTTCCACCACCGGCGGCCAGTCGTCTCGTCCTCGCCCGTGCGCAGCCACCGCGCCCGACGTGGCTCCCCGGCCTTGATCCGCCTCCCCATCTCGATGGCAC GCTCGCCGGAGACTTCGGCTTCGACCCGCTGGGCCTCGGCGTGGAACCCGATAGCCTGCGATGGTACGTCCAGGCCGAGCTCGTGCACTGTCGCTTCGCCATGGCCGGTGTCGCCGGCATTCTTTTCACAGAC CTATTGCGCGTAACCGGAATCAGTAACATTCCCGTCTGGTTTGAAGCTGGTGCTGTTAAATTCGACTTCGCTAGTACTCCTGCTCTTTTCATTGTCCAACTCCTACTCATGGG ATTTGTGGAGACCAAAAGGTACATGGATTTCATTGCACCAGGATCCCAAACTAAAGAAGGCACCTTCTTGGGGATAGAAGCTGCATTACAAGGTCTACAACCCGG ATATCCAGGAGGGCCACTGTTTGATCCTCTTGGTCTGGCCAAAGATATCGAGAACAAAAGCGAATTGAAGCTGAAAGAAATCAAGAATG GGAGGCTAGCGATGGTTGCAATGCTTGGCTTTTTCGTGCAAGCAAACGTCACTCATGCGGGACCGATCGACAACCTTATTGTTCACCTCTCGGATCCCTTCAAGAACACCATCATTCAAACCCTTTCCTTATCTTCTTCCTGA